ATTCCAGAGCATGAGATTGAGATGAGTGCGGTGCGATCGCAAGGGGCAGGGGGACAAAATGTAAATAAGGTGGCGACTGCCATTCACCTGCGCTTTGACATTGTGGCTTCCTCGCTACCCGAACGCTACAAAGAGCGGCTGTTGAAGCTTTCCGACCAACGCATCACTAAAGAAGGGGTGATTGTCATCAAAGCTCAAGAACACCGCAGCCAAGAGCAAAACCGAGAAGAGGCATTGCAACGACTGCAAGACTTGATTAAAAGTGCGATCGCAGTCGTCAAACCCCGCAAAAAGAGTAAACCGACTCGGAGTTCTCAAAGAAAGCGTCTGGATAGCAAAACTAAGCGAAGTCAGATTAAGACGATGCGAGGAAAAATTACAGAAGAATGACAGTGCTGCATTAAATATTTAACTCCAATTGCGATCGGCTTCTGGCCGCAATCGTTTAGCCGCGTCAATCACATCTTGCAGTTCTACCGGATCGCTGAACGGGTCAGCATCAAGTGTCATTACCCGATTGAGTTCTTTCTGCCAGCGTCGCAGTTCTGCAACGTATGCTTCGCAAGGCACCCGCTTCAGATTATCCCCTTCCTCTACCAAATCGTAAATCCCATTGTGCAGCCACTTTCCGGTATGCCAATCCGGCATATCAACAGCGGGAAATAAACAAATCCCATGCAGATCAATCCCCGCATTCACCGCCGCCATAGCCTCTTCCATTACATCCTTGAGCCACTCATCTCTACCTGCTTCCATCCCGCTGGTTTCGCCAATAATCATCGGCCTGTGATAGCGTTCCCACACCCACCGCATTAGCTCGCAAAGCGGTTTGATGCGATCGTCGTGGGGTTCGAGTGCCTGATGGGGGCCATGTTCTCGGTATTCCATCTGACCGAAGGAATAGTGATTTGCGCCAACGATGTCCAGGATTTCCGGGGAACCGCCAAGTTCGGGATGTTCTTTCCCGTAGAGAATATCCCACGCCAAAAACGTATCGACATAGGTTTCGTGATGTGCTGCATCGATCTGATCCTGGCGATCGCGCGGTGCGACCACCTGAACTAGGGGATCGATGTGGATCATCCTGGCGGAAGGTTCCACTTCTCGAATCGCCTTAACACCAGCGATCGCTGCCTTACACAACGCTAATCGCAAGCGAAAACGGTCTTCTTTTGTGGTTTTATAAGGAGCCACCCAACCCCACTCGCCGCCGCAGAAGGAGAAAAACGTAATTTCATTAATCGGCGTGAAAAAATAGGGGCCACGCAAGCGGGGAATCACATACTCTGCTGCTGCGCGACAGTAATTAGCATAGCGATCGGTAAACTCATTAGTAAATGGATCGAGATCGTCTGGATACCCATAGTGGCAGAGATCCCAAATGGGAACGATCTGCGTTTGCTGCATCGCCTCAATAATGGGGTCGATGCTAGAGAAGTCGTAGCAGCCATTACGATCGACTAACGGCCAAGGAATCGCTTCCCGTGCCACATCAATCCCCAGCGATCGCAATATGTTGTAGTCTTCCTGCGCGTGGCGATCGTGCTGTGTCTCTTCAATTAGATTCCGCCGTCCCTTGTCCTTCCAGAGAAATGTCGAACACTCAAAGCCAGAGATGAAGAAGGTGGGGAAGATTCCAGGTCGTTGAGCCATGCGTTACGCTCTGGTAAATTTATTCGTCATCCTAAGCAATCTTGCTCATTTAAGACACTATCCAGCGCGAGATAAATCCATTGATTACCCGATTTCTGATGTTGGGTAGAGTCAGTTACAAAGTCACCTAGCGAATAGACAGCTTGCCCAGCCTATCGTGTTTTATGCTAGTTTATCGTCTCTTTGAGCTTTTAGTAGTGTATTTGTTGAATCTTTTTGCTAGGCTTAATTAAGGTTTTGTTATCCTGCCGAGAAAGATATTTCCCGACTGGGTATTGCAGTATATTAAAACCGAGAAAATCAAATCCAGGGTCTAACCCAATACGTGCTACCAAAGTATGTACAAGACGTATTTTACTCGGTTTGAGTGATAACCCTAATTTCCTAGCTACTCAGCGATGATTTCCTGGCACTGGAGTATAAATTCCAAATAGTCCTGGATGCAGAAAAACCATCAGTATACCTGATAAAGGTATCTCATTAAATCTTGTTTGTTTATTATGAAAGATGTTATGTTGCCCGCACTAGCTTCATCAAATATGCCAATTAAAACATCTAAACCAAAATGCACTGTTCATCGTGAAAATCTATCTCATTTGCTTCTACCAGTTTGGCACGATAAAACTACTTCCTCTGAATTTTTAGAGCCACGATTCCGCTTTTTGATTCCTGGTAGCAATAAAGTTCGTGTTGTAAAGGGACTATTGTCTGCTTTTGAAAGTACAAGCTTGATTCAAGCCATCGAGAGTTTAGGTTTCAGTACCCCCACTGCCTTTGATAAGTCAGTGCGGGCATGTGAACGCCGTCACACAGTTGATCTGGGTATGAGTGACGCTATCATGGCACGTTTGAAAAGTTACTTGCCAGAAATTGTACATATAGATGGCGTGCGTTGGAGATTAAAACGCTTCACTCATCATTGGCGATATATTAAGTACTTGCCCAAAGGTCATTTTGTGCCTCATTATGATGGAGCAAAAATGTTGCGATATCCCACTCCAGCTATTAGTGTTTTTACTGTACAAATTTATTTGAATGATGATTTTACGGGTGGAAATACTCGTTTTTATTCTGACTATGAACCTGTCCGATATGCCAGTCATGATATTCCTATTGGGGAAGTTAAAAATTTTAAGCCATCTAGTTCACCTACTCATGAAGTAAAACCAGAAACAGGTAGCGTCTTGATCTTCGATCACGTTAACAATGTGCTACACGATGGTGCTGAAGTAAAATCTGGAGTGAAGTACATTATGAGAGGTGATGTACTGTATGAAGTGTTTGAAGAAGATGTTCCTCAATTACTACATAATGTATCAAATTTAGAGCCTAACCTGTTAAATTGGTGCCCAGAAACAGCAATTAAATACGGCACTAGGAACCATGTTGGGGAAGTATGGCTATGTGACTGTGCTGATGATGGTCACGGTTCTGGTATTCATCACTGTGAAGCTTTTTCTTATGCTGATGAATATGTTTCAAAGGAAGATTCCAATGAGGAAAAGAAAAAAGTACGTCCTGCATCCACAGCAGAAGCTCTAAATGGCTTGCATGATAAGGAATTGCATGATAAAAATGGTCAATCATTGATATACATTCTAATAAGTGGCAAACGAGCATCAGGCAAAGATTACATCACTAATCTGATTTACGATTCCTTAATTTCTAAAGGTATTTCAGTTCACCGCGCTGCGCTGGGTCATATCAATAAGCGTTCGTATGCTGCATCAATAGGTATTGATGCTATACGTTTAGAGAACGATCGTGAATTTAAAGAATCTCATCGTATCGCTATGGTCGCTCACCATACAGCACGAAATGCTCAAGATCCAGAAGGGTGTCTAAAGGAAGTAAAATCCAATGCGAAACAAGCCAATGCCGAGGTATTATTACTGAGTGATATCCGCACACTACAAGACTTACATTGGTTCAAGCAACAGCCTGGTGAAGTGGTACTGTTACGGATAACGGCATCAGATGAAACCCGCAAGTTAAGAGGATGGAATCCTTGCCAAAGAAAAGATTCCTTGCATACTGAAACTGAACTTGATAGTTTCTTTAATTGGACAGCCTGTTGGGATAACAGTGATGTTTCTCCAGAAAGAACTCAGCTATTGCATGAATGGATAGAATACACTGTAATTCCTAGAATTCCATTATCAAAGTTACGATTTGGAGCGGCTTTTCGACCATGATTACTGCTAGTGGGGCTTAGCCCTCTTCTGTTACTCTCCGAAATAAAATTGATGCTCGTAATGTGAAATACTTAGTCTTTGATAAAGACCTGCTTTTGGTTCGGATAATCTGTCCCCTACTCCTTTCCAAGTCATGCAAACCTATTGTTGCCCCCCAACCAGCCGCGTGAGGCAACTAACCCCTGGAGAAGTCGTTAAAGCATTTGTAGAGGAACAGGTTTAGTAGGCGGTGGGAAGGCAGCATCCAGGGCAGCCAATTCATCAGCACTCAATTTCAAATTCAGGGCAGCATAATTTTGCTCTACATGGTCAATGCGGCTGGATTTGGGAATCACAATTACATTATCTTGATGCAACAACCACGCGATCGCCACCTGCGCCGCAGTAACTCCTCGTTCTTGAGCAATTGTCTTAAGTGTCCGATTGTTCAGCAAACGCCCTTGCTCAATTGGGGAATACGCCATAATTGGGATGCTTCGTTGCCGACACCAGGGCAGTAAATTCCACTCAATTCCCCGTCGCATTAGGTTGTAGAGGACTTGATTGGTTGCGATCGCGTTTCCACCCTTTAGTTGGCTGGCTTCCTCCATATCCTCGACATCAAAATTGCTCACCCCATAGCTGCGAATTTTGCCTGCTTGTTGAAGCGTCTGAAATGCTTCCAGAGTTTCTGCTAATGGCACAGAACCGCGCCAGTGCAATAGGTAAAGGTCAAGATAGTCAGTTTTCAAGCGTTTCAAACTTCGTTCGCATGCAGCGATCGCACCTTGCTTGGAGGCGTTGTGCGGATAAACTTTGCTGACTAAGAAGACGGATGCACGACGACTTGCGATCGCGTGGGCGATTACTTCCTCTGCACCGCCTTCACCATACATTTCAGCAGTGTCAATCAAAGATAAACCCAAATCGAGTCCATGACGCAAGGCATCAATTTCGCTCTGACGATTCCTGGCATTCTCCCCCATCTGCCAGGTGCCCATACCAAGAGCCGGAATTAATTGTCCAGAAGGTAGTTTAAGAGTTCGCATGGCAGTTTCCATCCATTCAAGCTATTGTCAAGAGCGTATTTTTGGCTAACACATGGGTATGGCATTAATTGTAGAGAAAACCACTGTTAGAGCGACAGGTGCTTCCGTTGTTTCGGACTAAAGTTTTTCCCAACCACTACTATAACTACCAGGACTTACGCATCTTTATCACGCGCGATCGCCAACCCGATAAAGTAAGAGACAGGCAATATTGGGGATTTGGGCGGCTAGTCGCCTCAATATTTGCCGAATGTCGTGCTAGAGGTGCGTGCCGTTCGCGCTCATAATTGAGAAGTTTCGCACAAATTCTCAATCAATTAACTATTAATCAAGATTTGAAATTTAATATTTTTCAAAGTTATATCGATTAACTTTACTGGAATAATTGCTAGAATAAGTTGTCAAAAACCAAAAATAGAGATTATGCAAAAAAAGAATATCTGCCTAATTTGAAACAACGATCGCGCCATACAAACTAAGGATTAATAATAGAGTTACGGGCACAATTCATAAAAACATGGAGGCAGTGTAGCGGGCGTCATTTGCTGCATAGTTATTGCTCAATTTGAAAGGCTGACCTTCCCTAAGCTATAAGTTATTTATTACTAATTGGCTGTTTAAGTCCCAGTAAGCCCTGTAATTTATAAATCGGTTCCGAGCAACAGGGACAAGAAAAAGGCAGCACAAATAAATTTATGTTTAGCTAAAGATATACCGTAAGCGATCGCTACCTTCAGATATAAAATATATGAGCCAGCTTCGTCACTTAGTCTGGGTTAGTAGTACAAGTTTTCTTTTGTGGTTGAGTAATCCTGGCAGCACCCTAGCACAAATCGTACCTGATGCGACGCTGCCAAACAGTACCGCTGCTATCTCAGAAGGTAACATCATCCGCATCGAGCGTGGCACGCAAGTAGGCGGGAACCTATTTCACAGTTTTACAAAATTTTCTCTTCTTACAGGCGCAGAAGCTTTCTTCAACAACTCTCTAGACACTCAAAACATCTTCAGTCGGGTTACAGGTAGCGATATTTCCCAAGTTGATGGGTTGATGCGAGCTAACGGTATAGCTAACTTATTTCTTATTAATCCCAACGGCATTATTTTTGGCCCAAATGCCAAACTAAATATAGGCGGTTCCTTCCTAGCCTCGACTGCTAACAGCATTCAATTTAGCAATGGAACTGAGTTCAGCGCTACCAATCCCAGCGCCCCCCCATTGCTAACAATAAATGTTCCGATTGGCTTACAATTCAACGAGTCAAATGCGGGAGTAATTCGCGTTCAAGGGTTGGGTCACACTTTCAGATTCGGACAGACAGGCGGATTAAAGCCAAATACGACAACCAATGGTTTAGCGGTGCAACCTGGTAAAACTTTAGCTTTAGTAGCAGGAGAAATCGCGTTAGAGGGCGGTAATTTAAAGGCTGAGTCTGGAGCAATTGAGCTTTGGTCGGTTACTCGTGGCTCATTGCCAATGCAAGTCAGCAGCGAACAAATCAGCTTCAACAACGAACAACTTGCAGAATTAGGAAATATCAATTTATCTGGTGCTGCTTCAGTAGATAGTAGCGGTTCGCAGGGAGGTTCGTTCCAGATACAAAGCCGAAACCTGAAACTAGAGCAAGGTTCGATCATCGTATCCCTTACCGGAGGCTATCAACCGGGGAAAAGCTCAACCATCAATGCTTTAGATGCAGTGGAACTGATTGCTAGAACAGCCGATGGTAGAATGGGTAGCGGCTTTTTTGTTCAGACGAATGGTGAGGGAAAAGGCGGCGATCTAACAGTTACAACAGATCGGTTGCTAGTGCGAGATGGGGCATCTATTGGTATGGGAACCGATAGTTCTGGGAATTCTGGTGCTTTAAGGGTGCAAGCGAGGGATGTGCAACTGGGGGGCCTTTCAGCGAATGGAGGGCGTCTGACAGGTATTTTTTCTAATCCTACTCTTGACTCAACTGGAGTTGGTGGTGATGTCATTATTGATGCTAAACAAGTATCCCTTGAGAACGGAGCTGTGATTTCTGTATCTACCTTTGGCGCAGGTCAAAGTGGCAATATAACAGTTCGAGCCAATGACGTACAAATACGAGGAACTTCTGCAACCGGGGGAATTGGTAGCGGTTTTTATGCCCGGACTAGCTTAAGCAATCTTGCGAGTTCTCCACCGCCGTTAACAGGAAATGCTGGTAACGTAACGGTAATTGCTGACAGATTAAGTCTTGAAAATCGGGGAACCATTAATGTTGCTAATTTTGGGAAAGGGAATGCTGGTAACATTAATATTCGCGCTGCTACAGTTGAGCTAGCTAATAATTCGAGTATTAGAGCAACGCAGCGACAAGCAGAACAGGGAAATATTACGATTGAATCCCAAGATTTACGATTGTGGCGCAACAGCCTGATTACTACTGATGCCAGCAACATCATCATTTTTGATACGGGTCAGACGATTGCTAATAATGATATCAGTACCAATGGCGGCAACATCATCATTAATACAAAAACTTTGGTGGCTCTAGAAAATAGCGATATTACTGCCAATGCTCAACAAAGCTTTGGGGGCAGGGTAAGAATTAATGCTAGTGGCATCTTTGGAACAACGTTGCGTAGCCAAACTACTCCAAAGAGTGACATTACTGCTACTTCTAATCTTGGGGCGGAATTCAGCGGCATGGTGCAAATTAATACTCTTGATATTAACCCTTCTGCTGGTTTAGTCGCGTTGTCAGAAAATTTTACTGACAACAGCAGTGAAATCGCCCAGGTTTGTTCTGCTTATAGTAGTAATAGTTTTGTCCTGACAGGACGCGGCGGTTTACCCGAAGATCCCAACCAGACTTTATTAGGGAGTACAGTTTGGCGGGATTTGCGCCCTCGTAGGGGTGTTAGTTCCACATCTGTCACCGTTTCGATCGCTGCGTCCCCACCTACTCCAACAATTGAGGCAAATGGATGGTTAAAAAATGCTAATGGGGAGATAGAGTTGGTCGCAAAATCTATTAATGGTGTTAGTCAAAACCCCTGGGATAATGTCGCCAAGTGCAGTGTTTCTAAATAATGGGAAAAATTAGTTCGCTAGTAAAAAATATTCATTACAGCATCTGGATAGGCTTGCTAACCTTGTTGTTCGTTACAACTGTTTATCCTGCTGTAGCTCAAACTAAGTTTAAATTTTATTATTCAGATGTTGGCGTCGTATATCTTGCACAAAATTTGAATGGTTCTAAAACTACTCCTTCAGAACCTAAAATTACAAATGATGCCTTAATTCTGCTAGAACAAGGTAGAAGACTTTATGATGGGGGACAATTTTCGAGTGCGATCGCACTATGGGAACAATCTCTTAAAAACTTCGAGGCGCAGGGAGATCGCCTGCAAGTTGCCCTCACTTTAAGCTATCTCTCGAACGCTTATCAAGAATTAGGAAAATGGGAGGAAGCTAAAAGCGCGATCGCCCAAAGTCTGAATTTATTGCAAACTCAACGCGATGCAGCCACTCTCGCCCAAGTTTTGAACGCTCAAGGCAGTCTCTTGCTAGCGATGGGGCAAACCGAAGCAGCTTTAGATACTTGGAAACAAGCGGAAAAAGCTTATGCTTCGTCTAGCGATGAAATTGGTAAATTGGGCAGTCTAATTAACCAAGCTCAAGCTTTGCAAACATTGGGGCTTTACCGACGAGCCAAAATATCATTAGAACAATTGAATGCTCAATTACAAACTTTTCCGGATACCAACTTAAAAGTATCAGGATTGCGAAGTCTGGGAGTCGTTTTGCAAGTAGTGGGAGATTTAACTCAGTCTCAGCAAGTTTTAGAACAAAGTTTGGCAATTGCTCAAAAACTAAACATTTATTCGGAAATAAATGCCAGTTTATTTAGTTTGGCTAATACTCTTAGAACTTTACATAATCCAGAAGAAGCACTGAAAAATTACCAAAAATTAGCCGATAACGCAATCAATCCTACTACTAAACTACAAGCTCATATAAACCAGTTCAGCCTTTTAGTAGAAACGAAACAAAAAGAGGCAGCAGAATTATTGTTGCCTCAAATTCACTCTGAATTAGAGAATATATCCCCCAGTCGCTTGGCTGTTTACAGCCGGGTCAATCTGGCTATAAATATCCTAAAATTAGGCTATCAGGGAGAGGTGACTACGGAGCGATTGCCCTTGGCGCTGCGCGGAGCGCAATCGCAAATTTCCCAGCCTCAAGATATTGCACGGATATTGGCAAAAGCTATTGAACAAGCAAGAATACTTAAAGATGCGCGTGCTGAATCTTACGCGCTGGGTGAACTAGGATATTTATATGAACAAACGCAGCAGTGGGAAGCAGCAGAGGAGCTGACTAAACAAGCACTAGCGATCGCGCAATCCATCAACGCTAATGATATTTTCGCTCGTTGGGAAGGGCAATTAGGCGAAATCCTCAAACAGAAAGGCGATATCCCAAATGCGATCGCGGCTTATACCCAAGCAGTTAATAGCTTACAATCCCTCCGCAGTGACTTAGTAGCAATTAATCGCGACGTACAATTTTCCTTCCGAGAAAATATCGAACCTGTCTACCGTCAGTTAGTTGGATTACTATTAGAATCTAATCCCAGCCAAAATAATCTCAAACAAGCTCGTGAAGTCATTGAAGCTCTGCAATTAGCAGAATTAGATAACTTCTTTAGAGAATCTTGTTTAGATGTTAAACAGAAGCAAATTGACCAACTCGATCCTGAAGCAGCGGTAATCTACCCAATTATTTTGGCAGACCGTTTAGAGGTAATACTATCCTTGCCAGGACAGCATCTACAGCATTACGCTACTAAATTGCGGGAGAGCGACACAGAAAAAACACTTGAGCAGTTGTTGGAATCTCTTAACCCATTTTTCTCAAGCCAGGAACGTTTGCGCCTTTCTGAACAAGTTTATAGCTGGCTGATTCAACCTGCTGAAACACAATTAAGTAAAAGTCAAATTAAAACTTTAGTATTTGTGCTAGATGGTTTATTACGAAATCTACCAATGTCAGCCCTTTATGATGGCAAACAGTATCTTATTGAGAAATATAATATTGCAGTAGCTCCGGGTTTACAGCTAATTGCACCGCGAGGGGGAAGCGTGCCCTTAAACGTCTCACTTACCCAAAGGCGAACGAAAATTTTAGCAGGCGGAATTACCGAGGCCCGTCAAGGCTTTTCAGCGCTACCAGGAGTAGGATTTGAAGTTAGCCAAATTGCATCCGAAGTTCCTTCTAAGGTATTTATAAATCAAAATTTTACCGAAACAAACTTACAGAAACAGTTGAACGCCACTTCCTTTCCCATCGTTCATTTAGCTACCCACGGTCAATTTAGTTCTAGAGCTGACTCTACCTTTATCCTAATGTGGGACGGCAAAATTAATGTCAAGGAATTTGAAAATTTATTACGCTCTAGAGAGCAGGCTAGCTTTAATCCGATTGAACTATTGGTTTTGAGTGCTTGCCAAACTGCAACTGGCGATAAGCGAGCAACTTTGGGATTGGCAGGAGTAGCTGTGCGGTCTGGCGCACGCAGTACTTTAGCAACTCTCTGGTCAGTGCAAGATGAATCCACTGCCAAACTCATGGGTCAATTTTACCAGCAGCTATTACAAGGGCAGAGTAAAGCAAAAGCTCTTCGTCAGGCTCAGCTAACTCTGCTCAAGCAACCTAAATATTCTCATCCCTTTTATTGGGCACCTTTCATTTTATTGGGAAGTTGGCTCTAAATAATAATTAAAAAAAGCTCTTTAGTTTTAACATTAAAGCTCAAAACTATAGTATAAATTTTGTAAATAATTTATTAATATTTATTTTTAAACTTAACCATAAAAATATTTAATGCAATATTTCTCCAAGACCTGAATAGTTGCCTATAGGTTATACATATAAAACTAAATTTTTGCTTAAAAAAAGAACTTATGTAGGATATTGAATATCTAACATATATTTAAATAATCTTTTTCAAAGAGCTTTTACTATAATAAATTCCGTATAATTACTGAAGCCAAAAACGCAACCATCGCTATAATTACATTAAACACTCCGTAGAAATACTCCTAAAAATTGCTAGAAAGAAATGACACAACAGAAAATTTTTAGCCATTTAAGGCTATTTGCATTATCTCTAGCGCTCGGAATCATTATTGTTCCTGGTTTCTTATTAAAGATACGCGCCCAAGCGGAAGCGGCTAACCCATCTCAAAGTATAGTTCATACTTCGATAGCTCGCGTAACCTTCGAGCCGCCAGGAGAAGGAAAACCAGATGACACGGCAGGAGGTGCATCTCGTGGTGATGGATGTCCTCAAGAGCAATTGGCTGTAGGTCAATGCATTACTGCCTTGACACCTGCAATTAAAAACACCTTAACAGTGCTAGAGCATCCGACATTCTTTGTTTATTTACCTCAAACTTCTGCCAAAGAAATATTTTTTGGATTAGTAGATGAAAACAACAATTCTCATTACCAAATAAAAGTTCCCATCTCTAGCAAATCTGGCATCCTCAGCTTCAAGCTCCCAGATAATGCGCCACCTCTAGAAATTGGCAAGAATTATCGGTGGACTTTTATCATTGTTGGCGAACAAGGACTCAGACCTGATAGCTCTGGTGTACGAGGAGAAATTCGGCGAATTACACCTAGCGCCGAGCTAATGAGCCAGTTACAGAATCAACCTCTACTGGAGCGTGCAGCTTTGTATGGCAAAAATGGTATTTGGTACGATATGCTCGCTAGTTTAGCTGAAGCTAGACGTGAAGAGCCGGGTAATGCAACCTTGGCCTCAACGTGGCAAGAATTGTTAAAATCGGCTGGGCTAGAGGCGATCGCCACAAAACCGTTTTTAAACTAGGGCAACAGGTAAAGGGGAAAAAGGAAAGTAATTAACCCGCCTTAAGTGAATATAGTTATGAAATTAGGGAGGTGAGTTGAGCGGAGACTTTGGCTTGAGAGATTGATGGAGATGTGCAACAGTATAAAGACTTAAAAATATTACGGAAGGATTTGAAAGCTCCTTTCGCAGAGAATACCTAAACTTTCTGAATATTGCTAAGGGTTCTGCCGGAGAAGTTCGCAGTATTTTAAGATGGTATTGTTGTGTTGGCTATCTAGAGCAACATAACAATACATAATCTTATAACTACGCTATGGACTTGAGTCGGATGCTGTTTAATGAAATTTAAGCATCAACCCATCCCCAAAATCATAAACGCTTTACCCATTAGCGTTATGTAAAATAAATTCCGCGTTACCCTTTACCCTAATCTTAGTGCCATGTTTGGTGCGAAGAGTTAATGGTGCAAAAATTTAAAAAGCAAATTTTTCGATGGCGTGGCCTACTGATTACACCTCCTACCGTAGCCTTCACAGCCATTGCTATAGGTTCTTTAGGCTTCTTCCAAATATTAGATTGGGCTATATTGGATCAATTTTTTCGCTGGCGACCTCGCGAACCAATAGATCCACGTATTATACTTATTACTGTTAATGAATCAGATGTCAAAAAATTAGGGCAATGGCCTATTTCGGACGCTCTCTTAGCTAAAGCGATCGCAACCGTCCAAGCCCAACAACCTAGAGCGATTGGGTTGGATATTTTCCGAGATTTACCAGTCCCCCCCGGCCATCCAGCGCTCGTTAAAGTCTTTGAATCTA
The genomic region above belongs to Microcoleus sp. FACHB-831 and contains:
- a CDS encoding four helix bundle protein; amino-acid sequence: MTEGFESSFRREYLNFLNIAKGSAGEVRSILRWYCCVGYLEQHNNT
- a CDS encoding DUF928 domain-containing protein, which translates into the protein MTQQKIFSHLRLFALSLALGIIIVPGFLLKIRAQAEAANPSQSIVHTSIARVTFEPPGEGKPDDTAGGASRGDGCPQEQLAVGQCITALTPAIKNTLTVLEHPTFFVYLPQTSAKEIFFGLVDENNNSHYQIKVPISSKSGILSFKLPDNAPPLEIGKNYRWTFIIVGEQGLRPDSSGVRGEIRRITPSAELMSQLQNQPLLERAALYGKNGIWYDMLASLAEARREEPGNATLASTWQELLKSAGLEAIATKPFLN